The Caulobacter sp. FWC2 region GCCGACGGTGTTATAGTCGAGGTCGACGGCCAGGATGGCGTTGGCGCCGAGCTTCTCGGCTTCCTTGACCAACGCCTTCATGGCGTCCTCGCGAGCGCGGGCCAGCACCCGCTCGTAGGACTTGGAGTGGCCGCCGATGAAATCGCGGATGGCCGCCATCAGGTCGAGCACGACATTCGCGCCCAGGATCGACTGGGCGTAGATCGCGCCCTTGTACTCCTGGACCGGGTGTCCCTCGATGAACGGCGTGGTGGTGATCAGCATCCGGGATTCCTGGCGCGTCCTATGGTTAACTTAGGCGCAAACGTCGGCGTCCGCGAGGGGCTCCCCCGAAAAGCGAGCCTTTCGATCACGACGTTCGCTCAAAAGGGGAATCTGGCGGTGAGCCCTTCCTGCGCGGCCGTGCTTGGGGCAGATTGCCCGCGTTTACCGCGTCCGGAGCCGCCTGGTGATCTTCGCGAAATCGCACGTCGAACTGCACAACATCCGCAACAACGTGGAGCGGGTGAAGAAGCTGTCCGACAATGTCGTGGGCGTCGGACCCCTGGGCATCGGCCTGGACGGCCTGTTGACCTGGATCCCGGGGGCGGGCGAGCTCTACAGCCTGGGTGCGGGCGGCCTTATCGTGTTCGACGCCGTGCGGGCTCGCGCCGCGCCGATGATCGTTATCCAGATCTGCGCCATCATCCTGATCGATACGGTCGCCGGCTCTGTCCCTGTGGCCGGCAAGGCGCTGGACGTGCTGTTCACGGGTCACAAGTGGTCGGCCGACATGCTGACCAAGCACATGGATGACACGATCTATTTCGAGGGCTCGCGCAAGGACGTGCAGGGGACCCAGGAGTATCGCGACCTGCTGGCCCGTATCCAGGCGGGCAAGGAAAAGCGCCGCGTGGTTTTCCTGGGTTAGGCAACTTCACAACCAACTTGCGGGCGGAGCGTTCAGGGAAACATGACCGACGACATCTCCGCCTCATCCGCCTATGCGGACAGCCACGCGGGCCGTCGCGCCAAGGCCCATCGCGCCTGGCGATCGGCTGAGACGATCAAGCGCATCTCCGACCGACTGATCGGCATTGGCCCCATTGGCCTGGGCCTTGACGGCGTGCTGGCCTGGGTGCCGGGCGCGGGCCTGGTCTACGGCTTGGGCGCGGGCGGCCTGTTGATGTTCCACGCCGTCCAGGGCGGCGCGTCGGCGGGGACCTTGCTGCGCATGGGCGCCTATCTGGCGATCGACAACGTCTCGGACACCGTGCCCGGCCTGGGCTGGGCGATCGACACCCTGTTCCCCGGCCACCTGATGGCCGCCAAGGCGCTGCAGAAGGACATCGAAGCCCGCCACGGCCTGCCCGAGGAGATCGCCTTCGAGCGCTCCCAGAAGAAGCGCGGCCTGTTCGGTCGCAAGAAGGCGGGCTAGCACGCTTCCGAGTCAGCGGATCGGCGGAAGGTTCGCCAGGCAGAGTTCGATGTTGGGCAGGAGCAGCGCGGTGACGGTGTCTTGCGCCGAATACCGTACAATATCGCGATAGACGCCATCGACCGGGTCGCGGTGGACGATCAACGTGTCGGTGTTGACGTCCACGACCCAATAGTCCCGAACGCCGTGTTGCGCGTAGAGTTCGACCTTGAAGGCCAGATCGTACCTGACGGTCGAGTGGGAGACCTCGATGACGAGGCCGACATTGGTTCCGTTGACGGAAGCCAGCGGGAGGTCGGCGTCGTAAACGTAGAGATCGGGATCCGGTGCGTTAGTCGGCGAAAGCCGCAACGTCGAGTCGACCACGACGATCGCGCTACCCATGCCCTTGGCGATGAAAGCGTAGGCGATCTGCATCTTTACGCGCGTGTGCGGTGCGCCTTCGGGGGCCATTTCTAGCAGCGCTCCGTCGATCAACTCGATGCGGGCGCCCTCCTGGAGGATCCCGGCTTCCTGCATCCGCAGCACGTCATCCAGCGTGAAGCGGTGCTGTTGCGACGTTTCCAGCGCTCGGACGAGGGCGTTCATGGCTTCAGGATAACACGAGCCCGCTGGATCGCTACGCCGCCGTTTCCTGGCTGTAGCCGAGTTGGATGTTCAGCTTCTCCAGTACCTCAATGGCGGCTTCGGCGATGACCGTGCCGGGGGGGAAGATGCTGGCGGCGCCGGCGTCGAGCAGGGCCTGGAAGTCCTGCGGTGGGATGACGCCGCCCACCACG contains the following coding sequences:
- a CDS encoding YbjQ family protein, whose product is MLITTTPFIEGHPVQEYKGAIYAQSILGANVVLDLMAAIRDFIGGHSKSYERVLARAREDAMKALVKEAEKLGANAILAVDLDYNTVGPNAQMMMVSVSGTAVVL
- a CDS encoding DUF4112 domain-containing protein, with the protein product MVIFAKSHVELHNIRNNVERVKKLSDNVVGVGPLGIGLDGLLTWIPGAGELYSLGAGGLIVFDAVRARAAPMIVIQICAIILIDTVAGSVPVAGKALDVLFTGHKWSADMLTKHMDDTIYFEGSRKDVQGTQEYRDLLARIQAGKEKRRVVFLG
- a CDS encoding DUF4112 domain-containing protein; this translates as MTDDISASSAYADSHAGRRAKAHRAWRSAETIKRISDRLIGIGPIGLGLDGVLAWVPGAGLVYGLGAGGLLMFHAVQGGASAGTLLRMGAYLAIDNVSDTVPGLGWAIDTLFPGHLMAAKALQKDIEARHGLPEEIAFERSQKKRGLFGRKKAG
- a CDS encoding Uma2 family endonuclease; this encodes MNALVRALETSQQHRFTLDDVLRMQEAGILQEGARIELIDGALLEMAPEGAPHTRVKMQIAYAFIAKGMGSAIVVVDSTLRLSPTNAPDPDLYVYDADLPLASVNGTNVGLVIEVSHSTVRYDLAFKVELYAQHGVRDYWVVDVNTDTLIVHRDPVDGVYRDIVRYSAQDTVTALLLPNIELCLANLPPIR